In the Paramisgurnus dabryanus chromosome 5, PD_genome_1.1, whole genome shotgun sequence genome, one interval contains:
- the gab3 gene encoding GRB2-associated-binding protein 3 isoform X1, which produces MSAGDVVCTGWLIKSPPEKKLKRFSWRKRWFVLRRGRMSGNPDVLEYYRSKSSRKPIRTIDLQECEVTIEAEVRPTKRQYQNQHLFVVKTATRIFYLLAKTAEEMNSWVQNIGQICTFGGLDGHAESMDSLNRTPSSQQPSPALSPHVSLVANQDTVTVENHAIQDRPSESDISPPLDYLFLSQCETGTKSIVRCDSVSNSERSFEQSSSEYTEDVFSPAPRIDSSPSPFLLGGAPEPPFSAPCGPLSLSVSSSLSSCLSSPVSSRQPSDIFRFDRPFCVASESQTPPPLPPKPTHLSDSHSNDDTGRNQVQPVLLPRRTSLSGVDHFRRAEFDHPGRNWNKRLSLNLPIFMNSAVTENHSLICEDSYVPMASPPISSSDATLDGYIPMSPTSLPVSLLSNGKTELPSPSNPDLEPPPVDRNLKPRRRVRPPPLDLRGLSTISECPFHVPLTRTMTEPNASFQCVPLDRRRGWGLNGPEQEESLTPTDSRQVLFPACDSTPWMGRSQLDYLSLDFNSASPSPVQKKPLLADEYRVDYVKVDEKKTQALQSTKMEWKDNRQSKA; this is translated from the exons TCATGGCGAAAGAGATGGTTTGTTCTGCGGAGGGGTCGGATGAGCGGGAATCCCGACGTTTTGGAATACTATCGTAGCAAGAGCTCCCGTAAGCCAATCAGAACTATCGACCTTCAAGAATGCGAGGTAACCATTGAGGCCGAGGTGCGACCGACCAAACGCCAGTACCAGAATCAGCACCTTTTTGTAGTTAAGACCGCCACACGCATCTTTTACCTGCTGGCTAAAACAGCAGAGGAGATGAACAGCTGGGTGCAGAATATCGGACAGATTTGTACGTTTGGAGGTCTGGATGGACATGCAG AATCAATGGACAGTCTTAATCGAACTCCATCTTCCCAGCAGCCCTCTCCAGCCCTCTCTCCTCATGTTTCTCTGGTGGCCAATCAGGACACAGTTACCGTCGAAAACCATGCCATCCAAGACAGGCCCAGCGAATCAGATATTAGCCCTCCACTTGACTACCTCTTCCTTTCTCAATGTGAGACCGGCACGAAGAGCATCGTCAG GTGTGACAGCGTCTCCAACTCAGAACGTTCCTTTGAGCAAAGCTCATCTGAGTACACAGAGGATGTGTTTAGCCCCGCCCCACGCATTGACTCCTCCCCCTCTCCTTTCCTTTTGGGCGGGGCGCCCGAACCTCCCTTCAGTGCCCCCTGTGGCCCACTCTCTCTCTCGGTCTCCTCCTCACTCTCTTCTTGTCTCTCCTCTCCCGTTTCGTCACGGCAGCCGTCTGACATTTTCAGATTCGATCGGCCCTTCTGCGTTGCATCAGAGTCACAGACACCTCCTCCTCTCCCGCCCAAACCCACGCATCTGTCGGATTCCCACTCCAATGACGATACGGGGCGTAATCAGGTGCAACCGGTCCTCCTCCCTCGCAGGACATCACTGTCAGGAGTAGACCATTTCAGGAGAG CAGAGTTTGACCATCCTGGAAGAAACTGGAACAAACGACTGAGCCTGAACCTG CCCATATTTATGAACAGTGCAGTTACTGAAAACCACTCATTAATATGTGAAGATTCGTATGTGCCCATGGCCTCCCCACCTATCAGCAGCTCTGACGCTACTTTGGACGGGTACATACCCATGAGCCCCACCAGCTTGCCTGTCTCCTTACTGTCCAATGGGAAAACAGAGCTACCCTCACCTTCAAATCCTGACCTTGAACCCCCTCCAGTTGACCGCAACCTGAAACCAAGAAGGCGAG TACGACCGCCACCCTTAGACCTGCGGGGTTTGTCCACTATCTCTGAATGTCCGTTCCACGTTCCTCTTACACGCACCATGACCGAACCCAA CGCATCGTTTCAGTGTGTTCCTTTGGACAGGCGGCGGGGGTGGGGCCTAAACGGTCCTGAACAGGAAGAGAGCCTAACGCCGACG GACTCACGGCAGGTTTTGTTCCCAGCTTGCGATTCCACCCCCTGGATGGGACGTTCACAGCTGGATTACTTGTCACTAGACTTCAACTCCGCCTCACCTTCACCTGTCCAAAAG AAACCATTGCTGGCAGATGAGTACAGGGTGGATTATGTGAAGGTAGATGAGAAGAAGACGCAGGCTTTACAAAGCACCAAAATGGAGTGGAAGGACAATCGTCAGTCAAAAGCCTAA
- the gab3 gene encoding GRB2-associated-binding protein 3 isoform X2: protein MSAGDVVCTGWLIKSPPEKKLKRFSWRKRWFVLRRGRMSGNPDVLEYYRSKSSRKPIRTIDLQECEVTIEAEVRPTKRQYQNQHLFVVKTATRIFYLLAKTAEEMNSWVQNIGQICTFGGLDGHAESMDSLNRTPSSQQPSPALSPHVSLVANQDTVTVENHAIQDRPSESDISPPLDYLFLSQCETGTKSIVRCDSVSNSERSFEQSSSEYTEDVFSPAPRIDSSPSPFLLGGAPEPPFSAPCGPLSLSVSSSLSSCLSSPVSSRQPSDIFRFDRPFCVASESQTPPPLPPKPTHLSDSHSNDDTGRNQVQPVLLPRRTSLSGVDHFRREFDHPGRNWNKRLSLNLPIFMNSAVTENHSLICEDSYVPMASPPISSSDATLDGYIPMSPTSLPVSLLSNGKTELPSPSNPDLEPPPVDRNLKPRRRVRPPPLDLRGLSTISECPFHVPLTRTMTEPNASFQCVPLDRRRGWGLNGPEQEESLTPTDSRQVLFPACDSTPWMGRSQLDYLSLDFNSASPSPVQKKPLLADEYRVDYVKVDEKKTQALQSTKMEWKDNRQSKA, encoded by the exons TCATGGCGAAAGAGATGGTTTGTTCTGCGGAGGGGTCGGATGAGCGGGAATCCCGACGTTTTGGAATACTATCGTAGCAAGAGCTCCCGTAAGCCAATCAGAACTATCGACCTTCAAGAATGCGAGGTAACCATTGAGGCCGAGGTGCGACCGACCAAACGCCAGTACCAGAATCAGCACCTTTTTGTAGTTAAGACCGCCACACGCATCTTTTACCTGCTGGCTAAAACAGCAGAGGAGATGAACAGCTGGGTGCAGAATATCGGACAGATTTGTACGTTTGGAGGTCTGGATGGACATGCAG AATCAATGGACAGTCTTAATCGAACTCCATCTTCCCAGCAGCCCTCTCCAGCCCTCTCTCCTCATGTTTCTCTGGTGGCCAATCAGGACACAGTTACCGTCGAAAACCATGCCATCCAAGACAGGCCCAGCGAATCAGATATTAGCCCTCCACTTGACTACCTCTTCCTTTCTCAATGTGAGACCGGCACGAAGAGCATCGTCAG GTGTGACAGCGTCTCCAACTCAGAACGTTCCTTTGAGCAAAGCTCATCTGAGTACACAGAGGATGTGTTTAGCCCCGCCCCACGCATTGACTCCTCCCCCTCTCCTTTCCTTTTGGGCGGGGCGCCCGAACCTCCCTTCAGTGCCCCCTGTGGCCCACTCTCTCTCTCGGTCTCCTCCTCACTCTCTTCTTGTCTCTCCTCTCCCGTTTCGTCACGGCAGCCGTCTGACATTTTCAGATTCGATCGGCCCTTCTGCGTTGCATCAGAGTCACAGACACCTCCTCCTCTCCCGCCCAAACCCACGCATCTGTCGGATTCCCACTCCAATGACGATACGGGGCGTAATCAGGTGCAACCGGTCCTCCTCCCTCGCAGGACATCACTGTCAGGAGTAGACCATTTCAGGAGAG AGTTTGACCATCCTGGAAGAAACTGGAACAAACGACTGAGCCTGAACCTG CCCATATTTATGAACAGTGCAGTTACTGAAAACCACTCATTAATATGTGAAGATTCGTATGTGCCCATGGCCTCCCCACCTATCAGCAGCTCTGACGCTACTTTGGACGGGTACATACCCATGAGCCCCACCAGCTTGCCTGTCTCCTTACTGTCCAATGGGAAAACAGAGCTACCCTCACCTTCAAATCCTGACCTTGAACCCCCTCCAGTTGACCGCAACCTGAAACCAAGAAGGCGAG TACGACCGCCACCCTTAGACCTGCGGGGTTTGTCCACTATCTCTGAATGTCCGTTCCACGTTCCTCTTACACGCACCATGACCGAACCCAA CGCATCGTTTCAGTGTGTTCCTTTGGACAGGCGGCGGGGGTGGGGCCTAAACGGTCCTGAACAGGAAGAGAGCCTAACGCCGACG GACTCACGGCAGGTTTTGTTCCCAGCTTGCGATTCCACCCCCTGGATGGGACGTTCACAGCTGGATTACTTGTCACTAGACTTCAACTCCGCCTCACCTTCACCTGTCCAAAAG AAACCATTGCTGGCAGATGAGTACAGGGTGGATTATGTGAAGGTAGATGAGAAGAAGACGCAGGCTTTACAAAGCACCAAAATGGAGTGGAAGGACAATCGTCAGTCAAAAGCCTAA